Genomic window (Candidatus Zixiibacteriota bacterium):
TTCAACCGCTTTGGGGGATCGATGCGGTCATTTATAATTCCTGCAAATCGATCGGGATCACAGTCCCGATTTTCAGCCGGCCTGACGCTCAAACGGCCATAAAGTCTCATAAACTGTCCTCCTTTCACTAATCTCCTGCCACCATCATTACCATCACAGCTATGTTGAATCTGACCACAGTTCATTCTCAATATTGGCCGAAACTGTGCAATATTATGCACATCAACCCGTTCAAGCATTACATTAGCACTTCTAACAACTCACATAAGTCGCTATATTCTAACGCACTACAAATACGAGGGGGAATCGTTTCAATACGGCACGGACGTTGCTTTAATAAAATACTAACAAAACCTTTATCGTGTGTGAGGTGGATTATGATTCATGACCGACGAGAAAGATCAGACATGCTCAGGCTGTTTTTCTGGGGCCTGGTAGCGATCATCCTGTATTTGACGTTATCATTTAAACCGGTCTACGGAACTCCTCTCTGGGGACATTTCGATTACTCGGGTTTAGTCAACAATATTGAAGTTCATGACAACAGTACCGAATCAGGTCCGGTGTCATTAATGACCTCAGATGGAATCATCACCTGGGGCAGTAACCTGGATCTGAGCGGGGGAAATTATATCACTGGAAATTATCCGCCCGACGATAGATATCACGATTTTGATCCGGCCGACAATCCGGATTCCGTGCCGGGCATACCTGAACCGGCAACTCTCCTGTTTTTCGGCATCGGTTTCGCGGGTGCCGGAATATATAGAACGCTTAGGCGCTAATTTCATGCTCTCAATCCACCCGGGCTCTCAGAACACCGCTGAGAGCCTTTTTTATATCCGGGCCAGTTTTGGAGCCGGTCTTTCGGTCGTGTCCGGTTCATGACGCAGATTCCAGGCCGCCAGCGCTAAGGCCATGATGAAATCACCGCTGATACCGTCCTCCCAGCTGGCTTCACGAAATTCATTCAGGTTCGACCACCAGCTACCGTCATCAGCTTCCTGCTCGAGATAGGGATAAGCCAGGTCACCTTTCTGGTGTAACATCTCCAGGTTTGCCAAAAGTTCGGCTTTGGCCCGCCCTCCGCGCAGTCCGAAATTGAATCCCTCTGCTCCAATATCCGCAAGTTGCGAAAGGACGACATCGCCCACCCCGGTCGAATCGATCAGTACCCGACCACCGTAGAGCTTTTTGCGCTTTCTGATGGCGGAAAAGACTTCTTCCCATTCACGCCCCCGAAAACGCTCGAAAGCGACCAGCTGGGCCGGTTGCTGAGTCACATCGAGGGTCACACCGACCGTGTACGTCAGCTTGCGAGCGAGGTCCCATCCGCTCAGGTAGCGATGGTCCTCATGCGGTTTTGACAGCCCCGTCGACATCCCGAACGCGCGCTGTATATAGTCCTCGGATATATATTCCCGG
Coding sequences:
- a CDS encoding PEP-CTERM sorting domain-containing protein, which translates into the protein MLNLTTVHSQYWPKLCNIMHINPFKHYISTSNNSHKSLYSNALQIRGGIVSIRHGRCFNKILTKPLSCVRWIMIHDRRERSDMLRLFFWGLVAIILYLTLSFKPVYGTPLWGHFDYSGLVNNIEVHDNSTESGPVSLMTSDGIITWGSNLDLSGGNYITGNYPPDDRYHDFDPADNPDSVPGIPEPATLLFFGIGFAGAGIYRTLRR